The Pochonia chlamydosporia 170 chromosome 1, whole genome shotgun sequence genome window below encodes:
- a CDS encoding glucokinase (similar to Metarhizium acridum CQMa 102 XP_007813423.1) encodes MPNGQDQAATVPLPSSSVKPVTATAAGTVVANGQTHHQRQHHLWLVTGPAGSGKTTVAEHLATALQLPYIEGDLYHPKANIDKMSAGIPLTDSDRWDWLTELRKQSNSRIHDGAEGVVVACSALKLKYRDVIRVAAYWDRTLVIHFIFLYAPAELILERVAARKGHYMGANMVKSQFDILERPREDEVDVITVDASGDVEDVKEDALEKVRALLAAEG; translated from the exons ATGCCCAACGGGCAAGACCAGGCGGCCACTGTGCCATTGCCCTCATCCTCCGTCAAGCCCGTTACGGCCACTGCTGCTGGCACTGTGGTGGCTAATGGCCAGACTCATCACCAGCGGCAACACCACCTTTGGTTGGTTACTGGCCCTGCAGGAAGCGGCAAGACGACTGTAGCTGAGCACCTGGCGACTGCGCTCCAACTTCCGTACATTGAGGGTGACCTT TATCATCCCAAGGCCAATATCGACAAGATGAGCGCTGGCATTCCTCTTACCGATTCCGATCGCTGGGATTGGCTTACTGAACTACGGAAGCAGTCCAACAGCCGCATCCACGATGGTGCCGAGGGAGTCGTTGTTGCCTGTTCCGCTCTCAAGCTTAAATATAGAGACGTAATTCGAGTGGCTGCGTACTGGGACCGCACACTCGTAATCCACTTCATCTTTCTCTATGCACCCGCTGAGCTGATCTTGGAACGTGTCGCTGCTCGCAAGGGTCATTATATGGGGGCCAACATGGTCAAAAGCCAGTTCGACATTTTGGAACGCCCAAGggaggatgaagttgacgtCATCACAGTTGATGCTAGCGGCGACGTTGAAGATGTTAAAGAAGACGCTCTGGAGAAGGTCAGGGCATTACTGGCTGCGGAAGGGTAA
- a CDS encoding mitochondrial ATPase complex subunit ATP10 (similar to Metarhizium acridum CQMa 102 XP_007813421.1), translating into MSSRRIGLAIASFTSRQPPPSPLAACIYCQWRRNFTVSALRARSEPPASGTSMDPKSNVAGAPIEAPRSYGKRVDEGFTPKPLPRPIGMPLPPRAGENTGIDNRSLKQRKEDFGDYEKHIARRKELTAKMSRPYFRDWGNLQFHQGKSFIAPPRLFKAELSLFFPNLYGETLVKTDTAPRDTTPLLTGKATVVSIYSSQWAEQQAATFASRESNPALHEVLDKNGDLAQMVNINYEDNKGKAWLVKLFRGSLRKRFVEKDWDKYFLVQRGITDDIRESIGLLNSKVGYTYLVDHHCRIRWAGSGPSHPEENASLAKGLARLVEEIKRDAGRPATAREQLPGKPHLEKQSA; encoded by the exons ATGTCGTCGCGCAGAATAGGTCTGGCCATCGCCAGCTTCACCTCACGGCAACCTCCCCCATCACCCCTAGCAGCATGCATCTATTGCCAATGGCGGCGCAACTTCACCGTCTCTGCTCTCCGAGCGCGATCAGAACCTCCTGCCTCCGGAACATCAATGGACCCTAAGAGCAATGTTGCTGGCGCTCCCATCGAGGCACCCCGGAGTTATGGCAAGCGAGTAGACGAGGGCTTCACACCCAAACCCCTCCCCCGGCCGATTGGTATGCCGCTACCCCCAAGGGCCGGCGAGAATACGGGCATCGACAACCGAAGCCTGAAGCAGCGAAAGGAGGATTTTGGGGACTACGAAAAACACAtcgcaagaagaaaggaacT AACTGCCAAAATGTCCCGCCCATACTTCCGCGACTGGGGCAATCTCCAATTCCACCAAGGCAAATCCTTCATTGCACCACCCCGACTCTTCAAAGCAGAACTatctctcttctttccaaaCTTATACGGCGAGACGCTGGTCAAAACCGACACGGCGCCCCGCGACACCACTCCCTTGCTCACGGGGAAAGCCACCGTCGTTTCCATATATAGCAGTCAATGGGCTGAGCAGCAAGCCGCCACATTTGCGTCCAGGGAGTCGAACCCAGCTTTACACGAGGTCCTCGACAAGAATGGGGATCTTGCGCAAAtggtcaacatcaactacGAGGacaacaagggcaaggcGTGGCTGGTGAAGCTGTTCCGTGGATCGTTGAGAAAGCGATTCGTGGAGAAGGACTGGGACAAGTATTTCCTTGTTCAGCGGGGCATCACGGATGATATCAGAGAGTCCATCGGCTTGCTGAACAGCAAAGTCGGCTACACGTATCTCGTCGACCACCACTGCCGCATTCGCTGGGCAGGCAGTGGACCTAGCCATCCTGAGGAGAATGCAAGCTTGGCAAAGGGTCTTGCTCGGCTAGTCGAGGAGATTAAGCGGGATGCTGGTCGGCCCGCCACGGCGAGGGAACAGCTCCCCGGTAAACCTCACCTTGAAAAGCAGAGCGCATAG
- a CDS encoding 60S ribosomal protein L35 (similar to Metarhizium robertsii ARSEF 23 XP_007820261.1), whose translation MSSGKVKTVQLWDKSKDDLMKQLGELKTELGQLRIQKVASSGSKLNKIHDLRKSIARVLTVINAKQRSQLRLFYKNKKYAPLDLRAKQTRAIRRRLSPEDKARVLEKTKKRSTHFPQRKFAIKA comes from the exons ATG TCGTCGGGCAAGGTTAAGACCGTCCAGCTTTGGGACAAGAGCAAGGATGATTTGATGAAGCAGCTCGGCGAGCTCAAGACTGAGCTCGGCCAGCTGCGCATCCAGAAGGTCGCTTCTTCCGGCAGCAAGCTGAACAAGAT CCACGATCTGCGCAAGTCCATCGCCCGCGTTCTGACCGTCATCAACGCCAAGCAACGCTCCCAGCTCCGCCTCTTctacaagaacaagaagtaCGCCCCTCTCGACCTCCGTGCCAAGCAGACCCGTGCCATCCGCCGCCGACTATCACCCGAGGACAAGGCCCGCGTCCTggagaagaccaagaagcgCAGCACTCACTTCCCTCAGCGCAAGTTTGCCATCAAG GCCTAA
- a CDS encoding branched-chain alpha-keto acid lipoamide acyltransferase (similar to Magnaporthe oryzae 70-15 XP_003713543.1), producing the protein MFLQRGSRVLRRQLQTSKTIGNMAMGRGTMAGASTPRWFTESRRLYAVKPVLLADIGEGIVECEVIQWFVEPGARVEEFSPLCEVQSDKASVEITSRFTGTVKKLYYDAGEMAKVGKPFVDIDIEGEVEPETPAPSQEQPQASTPSTPSPSESQSSAAPASDAPSAPKPKGKMAALATPAVRHLSKELNIDIIEIDGTGKDGRVLKEDIYKFVKNREEGGSTSTPSAPLPTGTPGVQTETRAPLSQTQQMMFKSMTRSLNIPHFLYADEIDFSDLVALRTRLNKVLSTSVVQDGQPDKLSYLPFIIKAVSMALYQFPILNARVEVDADAGSKPSLIMRSQHNIGVAMDTPQGLLVPVIKDVGSRNIISIATELVRLQKLAQQGKLAPADMSGGTITVSNIGNIGGTYLSPVIVEKEVSILGIGRMRTVPAFDENDNVVKKHVCNFSWSADHRVVDGATMARAADVVRRVVEEPDIMVMHLR; encoded by the exons ATGTTTCTACAACGCGGCTCGAGAGTGCTGCGGAGGCAGTTGCAGACTTCCAAGACCattggcaacatggccatggggAGGGGCACAATGGCAGGAGCATCGACACCCCGGTGGTTCACGGAGTCAAGGAGATTATACGCCGTGAAGCCTGTGCTGCTGGCGGATATTGGTGAAG GCATTGTCGAGTGTGAAGTCATTCAATGGTTCGTCGAGCCCGGCGCCCGCGTCGAAGAGTTCTCACCGCTATGCGAGGTGCAAAGCGACAAGGCGTCCGTAGAAATCACAAGCCGTTTCACAGGCACGGTCAAGAAGTTGTACTACGACGCCGgagaaatggccaaggtcgGCAAGCCGTTTGTCGATATCGACATTGAGGGGGAGGTAGAGCCAGAGACTCCAGCGCCCAGCCAAGAACAACCAcaggcatcaacaccatccacaCCCTCGCCATCCGAATCTCAAAGCAGTGCCGCACCGGCTAGCGATGCGCCGTCCgcaccaaagcccaagggcaagatggcggcgttggcgaCCCCTGCGGTGCGACACCTCTCCAAGGaactcaacattgacatcATTGAGATTGACGGCACCGGGAAGGACGGCAGAGTCCTCAAGGAGGACATTTACAAGTTCGTCAAGAacagagaagaaggcggtAGCACATCAACGCCGTCTGCTCCTTTGCCAACCGGCACGCCGGGGGTTCAGACAGAAACCAGAGCACCGCTCAGCCAAACCCAGCAAATGATGTTCAAGAGCATGACGCGATCCCTCAACATCCCGCACTTCCTCTACGCCGACGAGATTGACTTTTCAGATCTCGTCGCCCTCCGCACCCGCCTCAACAAGGTCCTCTCCACGTCCGTCGTGCAAGACGGCCAGCCCGACAAACTCTCCTACCTACccttcatcatcaaggcCGTCTCCATGGCCCTGTACCAGTTCCCCATTCTCAATGCCCGTGTGGAGGTGGACGCCGACGCCGGCAGCAAACCGTCCCTCATCATGCGGTCCCAGCACAACATCGGCGTGGCCATGGACACGCCGCAGGGTCTCCTCGTCCCTGTCATCAAGGATGTCGGCTCCCgcaacatcatctccattGCCACGGAGTTGGTGCGATTGCAGAAGCTGGCTCAGCAGGGCAAACTGGCGCCGGCAGACATGTCCGGCGGCACGATTACCGTGTCCAACATTGGGAACATCGGCGGCACGTATTTGAGCCCCGTGATTGTGGAGAAGGAGGTTTCTATTCTGGGCATTGGCCGCATGAGGACGGTGCCTGCGTTTGATGAGAATGATAATGTCGTCAAGAAGCATGTGTGCAATTTTAGCTGGAGCGCTGATCATAGGGTCGTGGACGGGGCGACTATGGCGAGGGCGGCggatgtggtgaggagggtggttGAGGAGCCGGATATTATGGTTATGCATTTACGGTAG
- a CDS encoding pre-mRNA-processing ATP-dependent RNA helicase PRP5 (similar to Coccidioides immitis RS XP_001239279.1) produces the protein MARPRDSRSPSPAGSQISSRRHRKDDDRRDRDRRDDGRDYRRRSRSRSPDVRRRDDHGSTGLYSDLILNKQNRYRDRGGRDRDRDRDRDSYRRRERSVDRRDDDHYRGGTRDHRDRERRRSRDRYNDRPRSPARRRNRSRDDDRDHRRRPDSRDGGRGRREGTADSHPRSSRADSRNRKTPLTDSGKAGSDQTKKTKAAAPPSDADKKAERLAKLEAWKKKKESESQKQKEVNPSQTRSLLAEMDMKALGHSPSAGSPGVSSVASPATLNDSGSASPAVPYAGKFDPKTIAKKSAASRTHDTSKSVLGSLDVQQEKMAAPVKQKTIGECRQHSTVANGLNPVVNIDCLKASALPANRVKTSAFGFGKSQADADKLPTKRKLDLDEEDTTKRTLTKLPALPMETDDTPYADQDEDDDSDGDNFAENEEEAAAAARAAHERRLQTENQTEPQPGEPMEEDSKEDRMQVDQETNGVPESNGVDVAPAAEPKPEPQPEPAPEAAPEQSMDVDEEEDVDPLDAFMADLKQTETKKPVKSTLAAKKAQEPEAYFSDDEYNFDAERKGDGDILAIANKRKKKDIPTVDYSKIDLVPVRKNFWVEPAELSALTEEELADLRLELDGIKVNGKDVPKPVQKWAQCGLTRQTLDVIDNLGYEKPTTIQMQAIPTLMSGRDVVGVAKTGSGKTVAFLLPMFRHIMDQPPIKDTDGPVGLIMTPTRELATQIHRDCKPFLKSMGLRAVCAYGGAPIRDQIAELKRGAEIIVCTPGRMIDLLAANQGRVTNLRRVTYVVLDEADRMFDMGFEPQVMKIFASMRPDKQTILFSATMPRIIDSLTKKVLKSPVEITVGGRSVVAKEIEQIVEVREESTKFFRVLELLGELYDRDEDARALIFVDRQEKADDLLKELMIKGYPCMSIHGGKDQVDRDSTISDFKKGVVPLLVATSVAARGLDVKQLKLVINYDAPNHLEDYVHRAGRTGRAGNTGVAVTFVTPDQENCAPGIAKALEQSEQPVPERLNEMRKAHREKVKSGKAKDSSGFGGKGLDRLDQEREAARLRERRTHKAEGEEEEEKEDKEEENKKAEKALDAIRAAASGVQARDNAKAAAEGQKGSDTPTGGADKTKDALDKVSSAVSAINSRLGKAGQLRSGQPIDNKGPDAGAYHATLEINDFPQKARWAVTNRTNVAKILDSTGTSITTKGSFYPAGKEVPPNADPKLYILIEGDTELAVGSALQEMTRLLREGTIAAADADSRAPASGRYTVS, from the coding sequence ATGGCTCGGCCCAGAGACTCGCGCTCACCAAGTCCTGCAGGCAGTCAAATCAGCTCACGTCGCCACCGAAAAGATGATGATCGGCGGGATAGGGACCGTCGAGATGACGGCAGGGACTATCGCCGACGCTCCAGATCGCGCAGTCCAGATGTGAGAAGACGTGATGATCATGGATCGACTGGCCTGTATTCTGACCTTAttctcaacaagcagaaCCGATACCGCGATCGTGGTGGCCGCGACCGCGACCGCGACCGTGATCGCGACTCATACCGCCGCAGAGAACGGTCTGTAGATCGACGCGATGACGACCATTACCGTGGAGGAACGAGAGACCACCGCGACAGAGAAAGACGCAGGTCGCGTGACCGGTATAATGACAGGCCTCGGTCCCCTGCACGCCGACGAAACCGCAGCCGTGACGATGACAGAGATCATAGGAGGCGACCTGATTCCCGTGACGGTGGTCGCGGACGCCGTGAGGGCACCGCCGACTCTCACCCCCGCAGCAGCCGCGCTGACAGCCGAAATCGAAAGACTCCTCTTACTGACAGCGGCAAAGCTGGGTCCGATCAAACTAAGAAGACCAAGGCGGCGGCGCCTCCGTCTGATGCTGACAAGAAGGCCGAGCGACTCGCAAAATTAGAGgcctggaagaagaagaaagagagcGAGAGTcagaagcagaaagaagTGAATCCTAGCCAGACTAGAAGCTTGCTGGCTGAAATGGATATGAAGGCCCTGGGGCATTCTCCCTCTGCTGGCTCGCCTGGTGTTTCGTCAGTCGCATCGCCGGCGACGCTGAATGACTCTGGCAGTGCATCTCCTGCTGTTCCTTATGCTGGCAAGTTTGACCCCAAGACCATTGCCAAGAAATCTGCTGCATCGAGAACGCATGATACTTCCAAATCTGTGTTGGGCTCACTTGATGTCCAACAAGAAAAGATGGCTGCGCCAGTCAAACAGAAAACAATTGGTGAGTGCCGCCAACACTCCACTGTGGCCAATGGATTAAACCCGGTTGTTAACATTGATTGTCTAAAAGCCTCTGCTTTACCCGCCAACAGAGTGAAAACGAGTGCCTTCGGTTTCGGAAAGTCCCAGGCGGACGCGGACAAGCTCCCTACGAAGCGCAAGCTCGATCTCGACGAAGAGGATACCACGAAGCGGACGCTGACAAAGCTACCTGCTCTACCAATGGAAACGGACGATACCCCTTACGCTGATcaggatgaggacgacgactCAGATGGAGACAATTTCGCTGAGAATGAGGAagaggctgctgctgcggcacGTGCTGCCCACGAGAGGCGACTGCAGACGGAAAATCAAACTGAGCCCCAGCCAGGTGAGCCCATGGAGGAAGATTCCAAGGAAGACCGTATGCAAGTTGATCAAGAGACAAATGGCGTTCCTGAGAGCAacggtgttgatgttgccCCAGCAGCTGAGCCAAAGCCAGAGCCACAGCCAGAGCCGGCGCCGGAAGCGGCGCCGGAGCAGAGcatggatgtggatgaagaagaggacgtGGATCCTCTGGATGCGTTCATGGCCGACCTGAAGCAGACTGAAACAAAGAAGCCCGTCAAGTCTACCCTTGCTGCGAAAAAGGCTCAGGAACCCGAAGCCTATTTCAGCGACGATGAGTACAACTTTGATGCAGAGCGGAAAGGTGATGGCGACATCCTTGCTATTGCAAACAAACGTAAAAAGAAGGATATCCCAACTGTGGATTATAGCAAGATTGACTTGGTACCTGTTCGCAAAAATTTCTGGGTCGAGCCCGCCGAGTTGAGTGCCCTTACCGAGGAAGAGCTGGCTGATTTGCGCCTGGAACTCGACGGTATCAAGGTCAACGGCAAAGACGTACCCAAGCCAGTCCAGAAATGGGCTCAGTGCGGCCTCACGCGGCAGACGTTGGATGTCATTGACAACCTGGGTTACGAGAAGCCGACTACCATTCAGATGCAGGCCATCCCTACGCTCATGTCTGGGCGGGATGTCGTTGGTGTAGCCAAGACGGGCTCTGGCAAGACCGTGGCGTTTCTCCTCCCTATGTTCCGCCACATCATGGACCAGCCGCCGATCAAAGACACTGATGGACCAGTTGGCTTGATCATGACGCCTACTCGTGAGTTGGCGACTCAGATTCACAGGGATTGCAAGCCATTTTTGAAGAGCATGGGGTTGCGCGCCGTCTGTGCGTATGGCGGTGCGCCAATTCGTGATCAGATTGCCGAGTTGAAGCGTGGCGCTGAGATCATCGTCTGCACTCCCGGTCGAATGATTGATTTGCTTGCCGCTAATCAGGGCCGGGTTACGAACCTGAGGAGAGTAACATATGTCGTGCTGGATGAGGCTGATCGAATGTTTGACATGGGCTTCGAACCTCAGGTTATGAAGATCTTTGCTAGCATGCGACCTGACAAGCAAACGATTCTGTTCTCTGCAACGATGCCTCGGATCATTGACTCCCTGACCAAGAAGGTTCTGAAGAGCCCTGTTGAGATTACAGTGGGTGGTCGGAGTGTTGTCGCCAAGGAAATTGAGCAGATTGTCGAGGTCCGTGAGGAGAGCACCAAATTCTTCCGCGTCTTGGAGCTTCTTGGTGAATTGTATGATCGCGATGAAGACGCCCGCGCATTAATTTTCGTCGACCGACAAGAAAAGGCGGACGACCTGCTCAAGGAGTTGATGATCAAGGGCTACCCTTGCATGTCGATTCACGGAGGCAAGGACCAAGTGGACCGCGACTCGACGATTTCAGATTTCAAAAAGGGTGTTGTGCCGCTGCTTGTGGCCACATCAGTAGCTGCTCGAGGTCTCGACGTCAAGCAGTTGAAGCTAGTCATCAACTACGATGCACCTAACCATCTCGAAGATTATGTTCACCGTGCAGGTCGAACAGGCCGTGCAGGGAATACGGGCGTCGCAGTCACGTTTGTCACACCCGATCAGGAAAACTGCGCTCCtggcattgccaaggctcTAGAGCAGAGTGAGCAGCCTGTGCCCGAGCGTCTTAATGAGATGAGAAAGGCACATCGCGAAAAGGTCAAGTccggcaaggccaaggactCGTCtggctttggtggcaaggGTCTCGATCGTCTCGACCAAGAACGTGAAGCCGCTCGTCTAAGAGAACGCAGAACCCATAAGGCCGagggcgaagaggaagaggagaaagaagacaaggaggaagagaacaagaaggccGAAAAGGCTCTCGATGCCATCCGAGCAGCCGCATCAGGCGTCCAAGCGCGAGATAACGCCAAGGCGGCGGCAGAGGGTCAAAAGGGCAGCGACACACCGACCGGCGGCGctgacaagaccaaagatGCCCTCGACAAGGTCAGTTCCGCAGTCAGCGCCATCAACAGCCGTCTCGGCAAAGCCGGCCAACTACGTTCTGGTCAGCCCATTGACAATAAGGGTCCTGACGCCGGCGCATACCACGCCACTCTCGAAATCAACGATTTCCCGCAAAAGGCGAGATGGGCCGTCACCAACAGAACCAATGTGGCCAAGATTCTGGATTCCACAGGAACATCCATCACGACCAAGGGTAGTTTCTACCCTGCTGGCAAGGAGGTCCCTCCCAATGCGGATCCCAAGCTGTATATTCTCATTGAGGGTGACACGGAACTAGCTGTTGGTTCGGCGCTCCAAGAAATGACTAGATTGCTGAGAGAGGGAACCATTGCTGCAGCTGATGCGGATAGCAGAGCACCAGCTAGTGGTCGTTATACAGTCAGTTAA
- a CDS encoding vesicle transport v-snare protein (similar to Colletotrichum gloeosporioides Nara gc5 XP_007287261.1) — protein MAAPSASAGWAQLRQQARSLETQTENLFHTYSQFSSAASIPPKPTDDERQTEAKIEELLEKASYPTKLRRDTTISQLARLLDSETTLTSSALKQNNLSLLREKLAAHRRDLNRLRSTLQQARDRANLLTNVRSDIDNFRANNPESAEAEYMLQERGRIDRSHEMTDSVLSQAYAVQDTFNIQRETLASINRRITTAAGKVPGMNSLITRISARKRRDGIIMGCFIAFCFLVFFFLS, from the exons ATGGCTGCACCTTCAGCCAGTGCGGGCTGGGCCCAACTTCGACAGCAAGCGAGATCATTAGAAACTCAG ACCGAGAACCTGTTCCATACATATTCGCAGTTCTCATCGGCCGCCAGCATCCCACCTAAACCGACAGATGATGAACGGCAAACGGAAGCAAAAATCGAAGAACTACTGGAAAAGGCAAGTTATCCCACCAAGCTGCGA CGCGACACAACAATCTCCCAACTAGCACGGCTCCTCGACTCCGAAACAACACTCACCTCATCCGCCCTCAAGCAGAACAACCTCTCCCTTCTGCGGGAGAAGCTCGCCGCCCACAGACGCGACCTCAACCGACTGCGCAGCACGCTCCAACAGGCTCGCGACCGGGCCAACCTCCTCACCAATGTGAGGTCCGACATTGACAATTTCCGCGCGAATAACCCCGAGTCGGCGGAGGCAGAGTACATGCTCCAGGAGAGGGGTCGCATCGACAGGAGCCACGAGATGACGGATAGTGTGCTGAGCCAGGCGTACGCTGTGCAGGATACCTTCAACATACAGCGGGAGACGTTGGCGAGCATTAATCGGCGGATTACCACGGCTGCGGGCAAGGTGCCTGGTATGAACTCGCTGATTACGAGGATATCAGCTAGAAAGAGGAGAGATGGTATTATTATGGGGTGTTTTATTGCATTTTGctttctcgtcttctttttcttgtcatGA
- a CDS encoding metalloregulatory protein (similar to Metarhizium acridum CQMa 102 XP_007813418.1): MMDSSHDAYSSLMGSATHPSTDDVANIDLDFSTLLPSEHALTLGPYEQCIHDDSCLHFTQAHRAQSKAQRNFAQTPPATSSSALSRGRIRSNRTEHGRTQSQVDIPSGLDHPQYEWDHIFSDNSLADCNLYPGGMPSVCKDDDCVSMSCSSACDGSCPSQCGETSHAVCCDDDTCGSPQLCIDEDCQVASEPCTDENCVVDPSINQQQPRTVPAITCRDKAAAVALTSIGENNNPQMLQNAFFQQPQQEAQAGDALMSFLGLPHSLPCGSLSMDSILANHNGQTTFPNQPYQMAFEYALANHIVQYHDPSHGFTSNGSCVANEPSQLITKCTLPKFNPNDLANTDPFLPQLQSHECGFEVQDPTEYAQHIFQEHRSTLMMQGNQYGFPGSGHAHGHPAGSNSHRNQGLYGPYFNYNTTPNSNHGSPSMPSLTNMSIRPSLSATPVSLPTPSPLESEHSFTEATSTAHTMSPVSETKPQVMAQEDQFLCRWLVGRGDAICGQRFENDEQLQKHCKQDHLKQLKKVNGGFRCGWANCTRDTCFTQRSKVERHMQVHTGYKPVHCDICGAALSAKQALEQHMRIHTGETPWVCKYPGCGCAFKQQSALTMHERTHTGDKPLECEICGKRFSESSNLSKHRRTHNVKGMHECQLCGKDFHRLDQLRRHMGTNHKDRPAEVDAILSEAKSKIRANKISKLKKIKSKGKDGQMKSELLLDFDDVDTMDTIEEPLHTVILHS; this comes from the exons ATGATGGACAGCTCGCACGATGCCTATAGTAGTCTGATGGGCTCGGCAACTCACCCGTCGACTGACGACGTGGCCAATATTGACCTCGATTTCAGCACGCTGTTACCATCCGAGCATGCTCTCACGCTAGGCCCTTACGAGCAATGCATCCACGACGATTCCTGCTTGCACTTTACGCAAGCACACCGAGCTCAAAGCAAAGCTCAACGAAACTTTGCACAAACGCCACCAGCTACTTCGTCGTCAGCTCTCAGCCGAGGTCGAATCAGATCCAATCGCACAGAGCATGGCAGAACGCAAAGCCAAGTGGACATTCCATCAGGCCTGGATCACCCGCAATACGAATGGGATCACATCTTCAGTGATAATTCTTTGGCTGATTGCAATTTGTACCCCGGTGGCATGCCTAGCGTCTGCAAAGATGATGATTGTGTTTCCATGTCTTGCAGTTCTGCTTGTGATGGAAGTTGCCCCAGCCAGTGTGGCGAAACTAGCCACGCTGTTTGTTGTGACGACGATACTTGTGGTAGCCCACAACTTTGTATCGACGAAGACTGCCAAGTGGCAAGCGAGCCTTGCACTGATGAGAACTGCGTCGTGGatccatcaatcaatcagcaacagccacgGACCGTGCCTGCAATCACATGCCGCGACAAGGCAGCTGCCGTTGCCCTCACCTCAATTGGTGAGAATAATAATCCCCAGATGCTTCAAAATGCGTTCTTtcagcagccgcagcaggAGGCACAAGCTGGAGATGCATTAATGAGCTTTTTAGGCTTGCCTCATAGCTTACCATGTGGCAGCCTCTCCATGGACTCTATTCTTGCCAATCACAATGGTCAAACAACTTTTCCCAACCAACCGTATCAAATGGCCTTTGAGTACGCTCTCGCAAATCATATTGTGCAGTATCATGATCCATCTCATGGATTTACCAGTAACGGATCGTGTGTTGCCAATGAGCCAAGTCAGTTGATCACGAAATGTACATTGCCAAAATTCAACCCGAATGACTTGGCCAATACAGACCCGTTTCTGCCTCAACTGCAGTCCCATGAATGTGGTTTCGAAGTACAAGATCCCACTGAGTATGCTCAACACATATTTCAGGAGCACAGGTCGACGTTGATGATGCAGGGAAATCAATACGGATTTCCTGGCTCTGGTCATGCCCATGGCCACCCGGCTGGCTCGAATTCTCACCGGAATCAAGGATTATATGGTCCCTATTTCAATTACAACACAACGCCAAACTCAAATCACGGCTCTCCCTCTATGCCGTCGCTGACAAACATGTCTATAAGACCGTCGTTATCAGCCACTCCAGTCTCATTGCCCACGCCATCTCCTCTTGAGTCTGAGCACTCTTTCACGGAGGCTACATCCACAGCCCATACTATGAGTCCCGTTAGTGAGACAAAGCCGCAAGTGATGGCACAAGAAGACCAGTTTTTATGCCGGTGGCTCGTAGGACGCGGAGATGCCATATGTGGTCAACGCTTTGAAAATGATGAGCAGTTACAGAAGCATTGCAAGCAGGACCACCTGAAGCAATTAAAGAAGGTCAATGGCGGTTTTAGATGTGGGTGGGCTAATTGTACACGAGACACTTGCTTCACTCAACGAAGCAAAGTTGAGCGACACATGCAAGTCCACACTGGAT ACAAACCGGTTCACTGTGACATCTGCGGAGCTGCTCTGTCGGCTAAGCAGGCTCTTGAGCAGCACATGAGGATTCACACAGGCGAAACGCCATGGGTGTGCAAGTATCCAGGCTGCGGCTGTGCCTTTAAACAACAAAGTGCTCTTA CTATGCATGAGAGGACACACACTGGTGACAAACCTTTAGAGTGTGAGATTTGTGGCAAGCGTTTTAGCGAATCCTCAAATTTGTCTAAACACCGACGGACCCATAACGTAAAAGGCATGCACGAGTGTCAGCTCTGTGGCAAGGACTTCCACAGGCTTGACCAATTGCGTCGTCATATGGGTACAAACCACAAAGATAGGCCTGCTGAggttgatgccattctcaGCGAAGCCAAGAGTAAAATCAGGGCGAACAAAATATCGAAactgaagaagatcaagTCCAAAGGCAAGGATGGTCAGATGAAGTCGGAGCTATTGCTAGACTTCGATGATGTCGATACCATGGACACGATTGAAGAACCCCTCCATACGGTCATACTTCATTCTTAA